The proteins below are encoded in one region of Acidimicrobiia bacterium:
- a CDS encoding isovaleryl-CoA dehydrogenase, with product MTHEVFNQPPPLVDYNLFLSDRTVVDHLHRYPVGWASELFAEFGGRIGSSEVLTWGFDSNRYPPVLQTHDPNGHRIDEVDFHPSYHSLMTLSMQYGLHSLPWENEAGAYVARAALFFLMAQVEAGHGCPISMTTSVVPSLRRQPDLAAVWERRITRTYDPSVRPAELKTGVTFGMALTEKQGGSDVRSNTSRAAEMSDGSYNVTGHKWFCSAPMSDAFLVLAQAPGGLTCFLMPRWKPDGSRNEIAIQRLKDKLGNRSNASSEIEFRDAFAQRVGDEGDGVRVIVEMINHTRLDCVLGSAGLMRQAVAQATHHATHRTAFGNVLADQPAMQNVLSDLALESEAATALMLRIAHSFDSKNDAGEELFRRLATPVAKYWVTKRTPGLVYEALECLGGNGYVEESMMPRLFRESPVNAVWEGSGNVIALDVLRALEKSPETAEVFLLEVGRARGADAGLDRALDDLGTALRTTPSESRARYLVESMALALQASLLARHAPNEVADAFIGSRLAGGLSGLYGSLPAAAAFRPIIDRARPSV from the coding sequence TTGACCCACGAAGTGTTCAATCAACCTCCGCCCCTGGTCGACTACAACCTCTTCCTGAGCGACCGGACCGTCGTCGACCATCTGCACCGATATCCGGTCGGATGGGCTTCAGAGCTCTTCGCCGAGTTCGGTGGGAGAATCGGATCGTCGGAGGTGCTCACGTGGGGATTCGACTCGAACCGCTATCCGCCGGTGCTGCAGACGCACGACCCGAACGGACATCGAATCGACGAAGTCGATTTCCACCCCTCGTATCACTCGTTGATGACTCTCTCCATGCAGTACGGATTGCATTCGTTGCCCTGGGAAAACGAGGCAGGTGCATACGTGGCCAGGGCGGCGCTCTTCTTCCTGATGGCCCAGGTGGAAGCCGGTCATGGATGCCCGATATCGATGACGACGTCCGTCGTGCCCAGTCTTCGCAGACAGCCGGACCTCGCGGCCGTCTGGGAGCGGCGGATCACCAGGACGTACGATCCGTCCGTTCGTCCCGCCGAGCTCAAGACCGGCGTGACGTTCGGAATGGCCCTGACCGAGAAACAGGGCGGCTCCGACGTCAGGTCCAACACCTCGCGCGCCGCCGAGATGTCGGACGGGAGCTACAACGTCACCGGCCACAAATGGTTCTGTTCGGCCCCGATGTCGGATGCCTTTCTCGTGCTGGCGCAGGCACCCGGTGGACTCACCTGCTTTCTCATGCCTCGCTGGAAGCCGGACGGCAGCCGCAACGAGATCGCCATTCAGCGCCTCAAGGACAAACTGGGCAATCGCTCGAACGCCTCCAGTGAAATAGAGTTCCGCGACGCCTTCGCGCAACGGGTTGGAGACGAAGGCGACGGAGTGAGGGTCATCGTGGAGATGATCAACCACACTCGACTCGATTGTGTGCTCGGGTCTGCGGGCCTCATGCGCCAGGCAGTGGCCCAGGCGACGCACCACGCCACCCATCGGACCGCGTTCGGAAACGTCCTCGCCGACCAACCCGCCATGCAGAACGTCCTGTCCGATCTGGCACTCGAATCGGAAGCAGCGACGGCTTTGATGCTGCGCATCGCCCATTCGTTCGATTCGAAGAACGACGCCGGTGAGGAGTTGTTCCGGCGCCTGGCCACACCCGTCGCCAAATACTGGGTGACCAAACGCACACCGGGTCTCGTCTACGAGGCTCTCGAATGTCTGGGTGGCAACGGCTACGTCGAGGAATCCATGATGCCGCGCCTGTTCCGGGAGAGCCCGGTCAACGCCGTCTGGGAAGGTTCGGGCAACGTCATAGCTCTCGATGTCCTGCGAGCGCTGGAAAAGAGCCCGGAAACGGCCGAGGTGTTTCTCCTCGAGGTGGGCCGGGCACGGGGAGCAGATGCCGGACTCGACCGTGCACTCGACGACCTCGGGACGGCGCTGCGAACCACTCCGTCTGAGTCCCGTGCCAGGTACTTGGTGGAGTCGATGGCACTTGCCCTGCAGGCGTCTCTCCTGGCAAGGCACGCTCCCAATGAGGTCGCAGACGCATTCATAGGGTCGAGACTGGCCGGTGGACTCAGCGGACTCTACGGCAGTCTTCCGGCCGCCGCCGCTTTCCGGCCCATCATCGACAGGGCCCGCCCGAGCGTCTGA
- a CDS encoding MFS transporter: protein MWAGQAISQLGDYVAYFTIPAFVRYVITDQPSDFGLIYAAESLPTFLVGVFAGVLLDRLRLRPVMIVADLVRAGAFLVLARIAAGASPGLSAVLAISFLVGTFAATFTSALFSFLPVIVKPEQLGIANARVALVQQVAFVVGPAVGGLIVSFWDYTTAFALNSLTFLVSAVSILAVGPAARERKAGRAGYLAEAREGFTYLWEERRLRLLTAAGAISNFVVGFLESTIVLIGADIFGIVETDELSLLYVASGVGGILGAVSAGSVGKLLGLGRTLVVGMIVFGSGFTLLTFMDAQWQVLTVMTVTFLGLTWINVPLITMRQLYTPDRLLGRVTSASRALMWSTLPIGSLIGTRIADFFGIETIARIEPLFIIAFGLYLIWTPIWTATAERAAADS from the coding sequence GTGTGGGCAGGTCAGGCGATCTCGCAGCTCGGAGATTACGTCGCCTACTTCACCATCCCGGCCTTCGTCAGGTACGTCATCACCGACCAGCCGTCCGACTTCGGACTGATCTATGCGGCCGAGAGCCTGCCGACGTTCCTGGTGGGAGTATTCGCCGGGGTGCTCCTCGATCGCCTGCGGCTCCGCCCGGTGATGATCGTGGCGGACCTGGTCAGAGCGGGAGCGTTCCTCGTGCTTGCCCGGATCGCCGCCGGCGCTTCGCCCGGCCTGTCGGCGGTTCTGGCCATCTCGTTTCTGGTCGGCACCTTCGCCGCAACCTTCACGAGTGCCCTGTTCTCCTTTCTCCCCGTGATCGTCAAGCCGGAACAGCTGGGTATCGCCAATGCCAGGGTCGCGCTGGTTCAGCAAGTCGCTTTCGTCGTGGGTCCGGCAGTCGGCGGCTTGATCGTCAGTTTCTGGGACTACACGACGGCTTTTGCCCTGAACTCGCTTACCTTCCTCGTCTCTGCCGTTTCGATCCTGGCCGTTGGTCCTGCCGCACGGGAGAGGAAGGCCGGCCGCGCCGGTTACCTGGCCGAGGCACGGGAAGGCTTCACGTACCTGTGGGAGGAGCGCCGGTTGCGTCTGCTGACGGCTGCGGGCGCGATATCCAACTTCGTGGTCGGTTTTCTCGAGTCCACCATCGTGTTGATCGGTGCAGACATCTTCGGAATCGTCGAGACAGACGAGCTGAGTCTCCTATACGTGGCCAGCGGTGTCGGAGGGATTCTGGGGGCGGTCTCGGCAGGCAGCGTCGGCAAACTGTTGGGCCTCGGTCGAACGCTCGTCGTCGGAATGATCGTCTTTGGATCCGGATTCACGCTCTTGACCTTCATGGACGCGCAGTGGCAGGTCCTGACGGTCATGACTGTGACGTTTCTCGGGCTCACGTGGATCAATGTTCCGCTAATCACCATGCGGCAGCTCTATACCCCCGACCGGCTGCTCGGACGCGTCACCTCAGCCTCTCGAGCGTTGATGTGGAGCACCCTGCCGATCGGCTCGCTCATCGGTACCCGGATTGCCGACTTCTTCGGGATCGAGACCATCGCCAGAATCGAACCCCTGTTCATCATCGCTTTCGGCCTCTACCTGATCTGGACGCCGATCTGGACCGCCACTGCAGAAAGAGCCGCTGCCGACTCCTGA
- a CDS encoding YihY/virulence factor BrkB family protein, whose protein sequence is MRSQSAALSKAASAVKAAARSYAADAAGPAAAALSFYTLFSLVPLMFLIVAVAGFLFGDVDRLNSVVDQVEAAAGEIVADQLADLLEIAKRQAGASLGIGIALTIFSASGIFLQVQGVLNRIFDVPTERTKGIPAILWKRSVAFVSALALAILAVTPVVAVGAIQYVTAALVPDDQTWLRVLLSWTVPVASVILLMAVVGLTFQTMTAVLIPWRAARRGGAATAVIGLPAAYLVGTFLGRVGNSGTLGALGGIAVLLFFFNLMWQVYLFGAELTKVYVDALDSDEGARQGRPTRAAGGGTAGEGRAPLGSGLAGAFGLLLGFAIGRRKR, encoded by the coding sequence ATGAGGTCCCAGTCCGCCGCCCTCAGTAAGGCTGCGTCTGCCGTCAAAGCGGCCGCACGTTCCTATGCTGCCGACGCGGCCGGCCCTGCCGCCGCCGCCCTCTCGTTCTACACGCTCTTCTCGCTCGTGCCGCTGATGTTCCTGATCGTCGCGGTTGCCGGCTTCCTGTTCGGAGACGTCGACCGGTTGAACTCGGTAGTCGACCAGGTCGAGGCGGCGGCCGGGGAAATCGTGGCGGATCAGCTGGCAGACCTCCTGGAGATCGCCAAACGCCAAGCGGGAGCATCACTCGGAATCGGTATCGCGCTCACCATCTTCTCCGCCTCCGGCATCTTCCTCCAGGTTCAGGGTGTTCTCAATCGCATCTTCGATGTACCGACGGAGCGGACGAAGGGGATACCGGCGATTCTGTGGAAGAGGAGTGTCGCCTTCGTCTCTGCTCTGGCTTTGGCGATCCTGGCCGTAACCCCGGTGGTTGCCGTTGGTGCGATCCAGTACGTCACCGCAGCGCTGGTGCCGGACGATCAGACGTGGTTGCGAGTCCTGCTGTCCTGGACCGTGCCGGTCGCGTCGGTGATTCTGCTCATGGCCGTCGTCGGTCTGACGTTTCAGACGATGACTGCGGTTCTCATTCCGTGGCGAGCGGCGCGGCGCGGTGGAGCAGCGACCGCCGTGATCGGCCTACCGGCGGCGTACCTGGTCGGGACGTTTCTCGGCAGGGTTGGGAACTCGGGAACGCTCGGCGCCCTGGGAGGCATTGCCGTCCTTCTGTTCTTCTTCAATCTGATGTGGCAGGTCTATCTCTTCGGCGCCGAGTTGACCAAGGTCTACGTCGACGCTCTCGACTCCGACGAAGGGGCACGCCAAGGCCGGCCGACTCGCGCCGCGGGGGGCGGCACTGCGGGTGAGGGCAGGGCGCCGCTCGGTTCCGGTCTTGCCGGCGCGTTCGGGCTGCTGCTGGGCTTCGCCATCGGCCGGCGGAAGAGATGA